The Bombus terrestris chromosome 4, iyBomTerr1.2, whole genome shotgun sequence genome has a window encoding:
- the LOC100645188 gene encoding glycine-rich cell wall structural protein 1, whose amino-acid sequence MKAFVVFACLAVATARAGIAHGPGIALAGGHGVGGLGVGGGLGVDLGGGIAGVGLVGGGASLSGGLAAGAGSARSLQEGASSLGSSALGASYAAGSAAAAGAAGVQQIVSGGVIGGRADIGPAEGPKANVGPQSGPSDSVGPQEGAKNVGGPRTGPAGLVGPATGPFTSLGASAGTATIVGPSQGRANLVGPSTGGVAFYAGSGNINGDDGSSGSAAAAAPGGLGGAGLGLGGAGAIAVVGGGAGIGAGIGGHDGGVAVINGPSGAIHAGLGSHGAIIPAALGKY is encoded by the exons GTTGTGTTCGCCTGTCTAGCAGTAGCAACGGCCCGTGCCGGAATCGCACATGGACCTGGCATTGCTCTTGCTGGAGGTCATGGCGTTGGCGGCCTTGGAGTTGGTGGAGGTCTCGGAGTTGATCTTGGAGGAGGCATCGCTGGAGTTGGCCTAGTCGGCGGAGGTGCTAGTCTCTCCGGTGGACTTGCAGCAGGTGCTGGTAGCGCAAGATCTCTCCAAGAGGGAGCGTCCAGCTTGGGATCCTCAGCTCTCGGTGCCAGCTATGCCGCTGGATCCGCGGCGGCGGCTGGTGCTGCTGGTGTTCAACAGATTGTCTCTGGTG GAGTGATCGGAGGCAGGGCTGACATTGGACCCGCTGAAGGACCCAAGGCTAACGTTGGACCCCAGAGTGGACCATCTGACAGCGTAGGACCCCAAGAAGGTGCCAAGAACGTTGGTGGACCTCGTACCGGCCCAGCTGGTCTCGTGGGACCTGCTACTGGTCCATTCACCTCCTTGGGTGCTTCTGCTGGTACCGCCACCATCGTTGGACCGTCCCAGGGTCGTGCCAACTTGGTAGGACCATCTACGGGAGGTGTAGCCTTCTATGCTGGCAGTGGCAACATCAACGGTGACGACGGTAGCTCTGGCTCTGCCGCTGCTGCTGCGCCTGGTGGTCTCGGTGGCGCTGGACTCGGACTCGGTGGTGCTG GTGCCATCGCTGTTGTGGGTGGTGGTGCCGGAATCGGCGCTGGAATTGGCGGACACGACGGTGGTGTTGCTGTGATCAACGGACCATCTGGCGCCATCCACGCTGGACTCGGCTCTCACGGAGCTATCATCCCCGCGGCACTTGGCAAGTACTAG